In Streptomyces venezuelae, the sequence AATGAGCCGTCCGTGGTGGCCGTCAAGGCGGGCACCACCACCGCCCTGGCCGTCGGTACGGACGCCAAGGAGACCATCGGCCGCACCCCCGGCTCCATCACCGCGATCCGCCCCCTCAGGGGCGGTGTGATCTGCGACTACGAGGCCGCGGAGGAGATGATCCGGCACTTCGTCCGCAAGGCCGTCCCGGGGCGCCGGCCCCGCACCCGGATGGTGATCTGCGTGCCCTCCGGCGTCACCCCGGTCGAGCGGCGGGCCATCGTCCAGGCGTCCACCCGGGCCGGAGCCAGGGTCGTGCACCTGATCGAGGAGCCGATGGCCGCGGCGATCGGCGCCGGGCTGCCCGTGGCCGAACCCCGCGGCTCCATGGTCGTGGACATCGGCGGCGGCACCACGGAGGTCGCCGTCATCTCCCTGGGCGGCATCGTCACGTCCAGGTCGCTGCGCGTCGGCGGGGACCGGCTCGACGCTGCGGTCATGGACCACGTACGCAGGGAACACGCTCTGCTGATCGGGGAGCGCACGGCCGAGGACGTGAAGCTGGCCGTCGGATCGGCCTGGCCGGTCCCGGACCGGCCGGAGCTGGAGACGCGCACCTTCACCGTGCGCGGCCGCGAGAAGGTCGCCGGCATGCCCAGGAGCCTGCGGCTGACCGCCCAGGACGTGCGGGAGGCGCTCGACGAGCCGATCGAGGCGATCATCACCGCCGTGCGCACCACTTTGGAGGAGTGCCCGCCGGAGCTGTCGGGTGACGTGATGGAGCACGGCATCGTGCTGACCGGCGGCGGTGCGCTGCTGCCCGGCCTGGACCTGCGGATGGCCTCCGCCACGGGCATCCCGGTCCACGTCGCGGACCACCCGCTGGACTGTGTGGCGCTGGGCACGGGCCGGTGCGTGGAGGACCTGGACGGCCTGGGCGGTCCGTCGGCGCCGGCGAGGGCCTGAGGCCGCCCGGCTCAGCCGCGCGGGAGCGTCGCGACGACCTCGTACGCGGTCCGGGTGCGGGTCGCCGTCAGGGTCCCGCCCAGGCTGCGCACGCGTTCCGCCATGCTCGCGGTGCCCGAGCCCGCCGAGACCGGGGCCCGGTCCGGGGTCCGGGCCGGCAGCGCGTTGCCGACCGCTATCCGCAGCCGGGGGCCGTCCGCCGTGATCGACACGTCGATGGTCTCGCCGTGCGCGTGCTTGGCCGCGTTGGTCAGGCACTCCTGCACCACCCGGTAGACCGCCGCCTGCCGCAGCGGGGACAGCCCGTGCACCTCCTGGTCCATGGCGAGCCGGACGGGCGAACCGGCCCGTTCGCTCTCCTCGGCGAGCGCCGCCAGCCCGTCCACGCCCGGGGTCGAGGCCCGCTCCCCGCGCTGCACGATGATCTCGTTGAGCACCAGATGGGCCCGCCGGGCGGTGTCGGCGAGTTCCTCGAAGTCGGGCCCGTACGCCGTCTCGCGCGCCCGCATCGACAGCACCTCGGAGCGGACGGTGAGCAGGGTCAGCTCGCGCCCGACGAAGTCGTGGACGTCGCGGGCCACGGAGGTGCGCTCCTGCTGGACGGCGTGGAGCACGGCGGATTCGGCCCGCCGTGCGGTCAGCTCCCCCACCAGGTCGTGCCGGTAGGCGGCGATGCCCACCGCCGACGCCAGCACCCCGATGGGCACGACCACGCTGAGGAAGCCGCTGAGGGTCTCCCCCCGCGGGGCGGGCCACTCCGGCACGCAGAACATCACCAGCGCGAAGCCGAGGTACCCGAGCGTCGCGAGGATCCCGGCCCGGCGCCCCCGGTACCGGCCGACCGAGTAGAGGGCGAACTGGATCAGGGTGAGCTCGTGCAGCCATCCGATGAAGAGCAGGGCGGCCAGGTACGAGACCCAGGGCTGCCTGCGGCGCACCAGCAGGGTGGCGCAGCCGAGGGCGAGGACGGCGGCGGCGGTGGGCCCGGTCAGCGAGTTGTCGGCGGCGGCGAGACCCGGGAGGTCGAGGGCCATCAGGCCGAGGCAGCCGAGCGCGGTGAGCACGTCCACGGCCCGCGGCGAGCCGGCCCAGCCCTCGGTGAGCCGGCGGCCGGAAGCCACCAGCCGGTCGAAGGCCGGGACGACGGGCTTGAGGCGCATGCCCTCCATCATCCGTGGTCGGCGCCGTGGTTCGGATCACCCGGAACCGAAATAGGAGTGATTTAGGGCACTTCGGACAGCCTCCCGCTGTGACGCCGGCCCGCGCACGGGGAAGGGATACGGCGAAGGCCCCCGCGTCGACCGACGGCGCGGGGGCCTTCTCCTGTGCGTGCGTGCGTCGCGGAGGCTAGGCGGCCGGCAGGCCGTCCAGCTGCGCCTGGAGCCGGGCGATGTCCGCCTCGGCCTTGGCGAGCCGGCCCTTGATCTTGTCCACGACGTTGTCCGGGGCCTTGGCGATGAACGCCTCGTTCCCCAGCTTCGCCTCGGCCTGCTGCTTCTCCTTCTCCGCGGCGCCCAGGTCCTTCGTCAGGCGCTTGCGCTCGGCCGCCACGTCGATGGTGCCCGACAGGTCGAGCGCGACGGTGCCGCCGGCGACCGGGAG encodes:
- a CDS encoding rod shape-determining protein, with the translated sequence MPQASNDKTASSRDIGMDLGTANTLVYARGHGIVLNEPSVVAVKAGTTTALAVGTDAKETIGRTPGSITAIRPLRGGVICDYEAAEEMIRHFVRKAVPGRRPRTRMVICVPSGVTPVERRAIVQASTRAGARVVHLIEEPMAAAIGAGLPVAEPRGSMVVDIGGGTTEVAVISLGGIVTSRSLRVGGDRLDAAVMDHVRREHALLIGERTAEDVKLAVGSAWPVPDRPELETRTFTVRGREKVAGMPRSLRLTAQDVREALDEPIEAIITAVRTTLEECPPELSGDVMEHGIVLTGGGALLPGLDLRMASATGIPVHVADHPLDCVALGTGRCVEDLDGLGGPSAPARA
- a CDS encoding sensor histidine kinase codes for the protein MRLKPVVPAFDRLVASGRRLTEGWAGSPRAVDVLTALGCLGLMALDLPGLAAADNSLTGPTAAAVLALGCATLLVRRRQPWVSYLAALLFIGWLHELTLIQFALYSVGRYRGRRAGILATLGYLGFALVMFCVPEWPAPRGETLSGFLSVVVPIGVLASAVGIAAYRHDLVGELTARRAESAVLHAVQQERTSVARDVHDFVGRELTLLTVRSEVLSMRARETAYGPDFEELADTARRAHLVLNEIIVQRGERASTPGVDGLAALAEESERAGSPVRLAMDQEVHGLSPLRQAAVYRVVQECLTNAAKHAHGETIDVSITADGPRLRIAVGNALPARTPDRAPVSAGSGTASMAERVRSLGGTLTATRTRTAYEVVATLPRG